CAGAGATCGCGCAGACGCCGACCCGGAGCCCTTCAGTTTCGGCAAGTTCCTCCGCCCAGCATTGGATCTGAAGATCTGGGCGTTTGcttttattttcttgtcAGTTTTCCCAGACTTGCCGTCCAGCTCCCCCTATCTGACGCCTGCAACAGTGCCCTGACGACCCTCTCCTATGGCATCGCCTACTTCTTACCCATCATCCTTCGTGATAATATGGGTTTCAGTGTCGCAGCAGCCCAGTGTCTTGTCGCACCCCCATTTGTCCTCGCCGGAATCCTCATGGTTGCAACCTCATGGGTCGGCGATAAGTACCGCATGCGCGCACCAATCCTTGCGTTCAATAGCGTGGTCACCCTGATCGGCCTGCCGATTATGGGTTTTGCCGAGAGCTCAGCAGTCCGCTTCTTCGGCGTATTCCTGACAACGGCTGGCGTGAATGCCAATatcccagcctgcatggCTTACCAGGCCAACAATATCCGGGGACAGTGGACCCGTGCGTTTGCTAGCGCTACACTCGTTGCCTTTGGTGGGATTGGCGGGATTGCGGGGAGTCTGGTGTTTCGGTCGCAGGATGCGCCGGATTATATCCCCGGCATCTGGGCTGTTATAACGTGAGTGCTACTCAATTTCAATGTTCATTATCGGATCAGAATCCACGACTAACCCATTGATTTAGATGCCAGCTGTGTCTTCTCGTTGTGGTGGCAGCTCTGAGTCTTCATTTCTGGATAAGCAACCGTAAGGCTGATCGCGGGGAGAAGATTCTCGAGGGATCCCCTGATTTCCGATACACAATTTAAGGTAAGGATATTAATAACAACAACGATAGTCGCAATGGAATATGATGCTTTCACTGCTCAAGAACTGGGTGAAGTGTGTAAATGATCAACACAAATGACACAGTGATTATCGTAGCCTATCTTATCGCTTATCTTATCTGTGATCTCTTCCTCCGCTTAGTCATGTGTAAACACACCCATGTTGGACTTGATGCACCAACTTTTTTCTGTTGTTGAACTCGATGGAGTGAATAATACCTTATGAATAATCCAATGCAAAATATGCGACTAGCACGCTCCTTTGCATCAAAGCGTACCATATTCTCATTTGTCAGAAAGTCACCCTGGCATCTACCCTGCAACTCTGGGCCCCTTATCCCGAACCGCGAactcgttgatgaagaggtcTGTCCAGGTTACGACTCCAGGGTATTCTACCCGGCTAGAGCTGGAGAAGTCCTCGCCCACAGGTATCAGCTACTATCAAAAATTGGCTGGGGCTCGCAGTCGACCGTATGGCTTGCACGAGATGTCTCTAGGTACCCATCTAGATTGGTGCCGGCGCTTAAGGGCGCCATGGTGGATATTGAACTGATATTATTTGCCACTCTGAAGGTTCAAATGGGAGTCTGAACAGACTGTGGCCCTCAAGATAGTCAACAGCAACGAGTTCGACGCGGCGCAGTATGAGAAGTCGATCGAAGATCACATCGCACGGCAAAATCCGGCACATCGTGGACACGCGATTCTACGAACCTGTCTTGATGGCTTTGAGATAGAAGGTCCAGATGGAAGGTATATGTGTCTTGCATACCATCCTATGCGCGAGCCGTTTTGGATTTTTCAGAGGCGCTTTGTTTCTCGAAAGCTTCCCCTACCATTGGCGAAGGCTTATATTTATGTGCTTTTGGTTGGCCTGGACTATCTTCATTCAGAGTGCAATGTCGTCCATACTGGTGAGCTAAGAAGCTTTTTGTCTGGTTTCTGGCTCCACATTCAGGTAACCCGATGTAACAGATTTGAAGCTGGCGAATATTCTAATGGGTTTTGAAAATGAGAGCACCTTGACTACATTTATCAACAAAGGAGAGCCGATGGACTATAAAACGTGCCCTGAAACCGGGCGAACTGTGTACCGCTGTCACAATAACTTTGGCCCACTCGATGTAAAGCAAATTGCAATAATGGTCCCCCAACTCGTGGATTTTGGGCTTGTTGCGAGGCTGGACAAGGAGCAGCTCGGCATCATCCCAATTCAACCAGACCACTATTTTGCACCGGAGGTGATACTCGGCTGTGGTTGGAACTCCAAAGCAGATATTTGGAACATGGGTGTTCTGGTAGGCCTCTCTTCTGTTCGCGATGGCGAAGCTCACTTTTTTTCGAGCCCCCATTTGTGACTTGGTGCTAATTGCCTTCACAGCTGTGGAATATCATTGGGAATACCGAGTTATTCCAGCAGGTCCACGATACAGATAGTCTGTATACTGCCAAGCCACATCTTGCAGAGATGGTTGCCTTGCTTGGCCCACCCCCTACGCAATTAATCGCGAGGTCCGATATAATGGCACAGCATGACTGGCCAGAACCAGTTAGAGGCGCCACCGGCAAACTCTGTTCAAATGGGAGAGAATTCTTTGGTGGCCCTTTCTTTAACGAAGAAGGTCGGTTGTAACCCGTCAGCTGTTAGAACGGCAGTCTCGCTGACTATGTCTTAGGTGACTTTCTTCACGAAGATTTGATGCCAACCAGAGCTCTCCAGGATACCATCCCATTTGTAGACGAGAAAGATCGAGCAAGCTTTTTGGACTTTGCGCAAGGAATGCTCACGTGGCTGCCGGAAGATAGGAAGTCTGCCGGCGAGCTGATGAAGCATCCATTTCTCAAGCTGCATGGTTAAACCGGTAACCTGCGGGATCGCGCTAACGTGCGATTCACCATGTACTTGTGATGACAGCTGCGTCGCATTTTAAAACAGCAAACCTGACGGAGGTAGAAGTAGCGAAGTTTCATTATAGCGTTATGTCCTAACTCGTTAAACAGTCCACTTCAATACCTAAATAGTCAATCTCCCCGTCAACTGAATATTCAAAACGCTCTTCCCAACATAAACGTTATAATCACCACTCTGCAGTCCCCAAGTCTGCTTCTCCACATCCCAAGTACTCAGATCGCGACGGGTCAGCTCAAATGAGAAGGGCCTGCTCTTTCCCGGTTCAACAAGTTGCTTATCAAAGCCTCGAAGAACTTTTGCTGGACCCCCAGGAATACCAAGGTACAGCTGGGCGACTTCTTTGGCGGCGATTTTCCCAGTATTCTCAACAGTGCAGTTCACCGTCGCAACAACGTCCCAGAGAGACGGGAGGCCGCCTTCCTGGATCTCGGACCCAGGTGGAATATATCCCTTGTCTGCACCACGGCTGACCTCGATGTCGAGGTCGGCGTAAGTGAAATCGGTATAGGTAAggccaaagccaaaggcGTACCGAGGCTCAATGCCTTCCTTCTCGAATGCCTTGTAGTCGATGTACACACCCTCCGTGAAGTTTGACTGCGGATACCAGCCATTATAATCCCGGTCAGGCATTTGGGGGTCCAGGAGGGCGCCGTAGTCTGACTCATTCTTTGCTACAGTGTAAGGCAGCCGACCAGAGGGTGACTGCTTACCGTACATAATATCAACGACCGCGCCACCGGAATCCTGACCCGGAAGATGGGCGAAGATTACAGCGgtgatattattattcttaatcCAGCGGTCGACGAGACGGATTCCGGCATTGTGGATCACCACCATCGTGTTATTGCATTTCGAGGCAACATTCTGAACAAGAGTGTCGGAATAGGGGTCTGCAAGATGCGGGCGGTCCCAGCCTTCCGCGGAGGCCTCGTTGATGAACACGATGCACGCATCCGAAGCAGCGTTCGGGGCTGGGTTCTGCGACACAAAGTCCCAGCTGAGGAAGGTGTTGTCTTCGCGAGCCTGCCGTTGGAATGCATCGAAGGGTGCGTCGATGTaggctggggtggtggaaCCCGAGCCACCACCGGTAATCATCGTGCCATTCAACGAGACACCGGGCCCTTTAGCCCAAGGTTCTGCGCTGCCGAGGAACATGTACTTCAAAATATCGTTATCAACCGCGGTCCCATTGGGGTAGGTGAGCGTATTGGAGAGGCCCGCGACCCAGGTACCTGCGTCCGGAGTAAGGGTGTTTGAGGATTGTGCGATCGCATCGTACCCAAAGAGGGAAAGGACCTTGGGCTTGTTCAACGGAAGCGCGCTGTTAGTGTTTTTCACCAGGACGTGGCCTTCTACGGCGCCCTGAAAGATTGTGTCCTTCGACTTCGAATCCCGGGCTTCCACCAGGTTATGCGGTGCAGTGAGGTCCGCAGGGATGCCATGGCCCGGATTCTCGAGCTCAGCGTACTTGTACCAGGTAGCAACAATCCGGGTGGCCATGTCATCGAGACGCGTGGAAGCAAGAGACCCATTGCGCACAGCACTGGCAAGCGTGCCATTCTCCCAGTACTTTGAGCTCGACATCACCACATCAAGCCCGGATTGAGCACTTGCGATGCCCGTGTACTGCGCGCCCCAGTCGGTAACGACGAAGCCTTGAAACCCGAGTTCGCCCTTGAGTAGGCCGTTCATCGACTTACTATTTTGGCAGCCGTAACTGTTGTTTATACGGTTGTAGCTGCACATCATTGAGCCAGCACCGGCTTTGACTGCATCCTGGAAGGCCCAAAGGTAGAGCTCATGTATCGTTTTGTCATCAATATTGGCGGAGAGAGATTGGTTATGAGAATTATCCAGGCGCGACGGTGGCATTCGCCTAGTCTCCTGCTCATTCGCAATCAAATGCTTGACACAGGCAATAACGTTATCCTGCATGCCGCGGACAGTATCCCCAACGAGGGCTCCTCCCAACCACGGGTCGGCACTAAATCCTTCCCAGTTGCGTCCACCTTTAGCGACACGGCCGACAGGCCCGACTAATGGGCCTAGGGCAACATTGACACCCTTGCGCTTGAATTCAGCTCCCATATAGTGACCGCGCTTATAGGTCAGATCACGATTCCAAGCAGCCCCAACATGGACTCCAGACGGATATCCATTGACCAGGTCAGTATTCCGGACACCGTTACCGGCATCTTGGAAACACATTCCAGGAAACCCAATGCGAGGAACACTTCCGGACATGCCACTGCACCCGGTGGTAGAGTCGAAGCCATAAGTGATGTTGTTCTTTTCCTCGTTGGTCATCTGATCGACAAGGGCTCTAGCCTTGTCATAGGCAGACTCCCAGTCCCCGAGACCATGGCCCTCAGCTGTTCGAGTTAGTCAGGGCCGCGTATACTGGGAAGACAACATACGCGTTGGATAGACTGGCTCGGACCTGCCATATGACCAGTAACCCTCGAGATTACCAGCAATTTCAGCTTCACTCTGAGCGGAAGTGGCGCCGATCAGCTGCAGTGCAGCGGCAACAATGGGGATTGTCAACTTCATCCTGCCCGAGATAAGAGAAAACAAGACACGAGCTCAAGCTCTTTCGGGGACGGAGTCCGAGCCTTTAATACTGACGCTCGGCGTACGGGGCAGACCCAAACCCACGATATCGGAATGCCGTTATTTCATGCCGTACTGGGGCAGCTCACATTTTGGCTGCGAATCCACCATCTGACCCATATGGAGTAGTAGAACGTTACATTGCTACCTACTACTTACTAAAGCAACTCCAGTTTTTTCAGCGTGGCTCCAACTCCACGGGATGGCATATTGCATTTGCGGGACTCCAGACTCTGCCAAGTTGCAACTCCACACAAACTCCCCACAAATACCCTCGTTTGTTGCTTTCAGTGACTCAAGCTGCCGATGTTTTCAAACTGTCCCTTGGGAGTTAGGACTGGGACCGGACTCACTTTTGATTACGATCATCTTATTCATATCGCTAAATTGTACCCGGAGGGCCAGTGCACGGATAACAGTGCAGTGACATTCTCGCGAGCCTTTCCATGTATCTACTGCTAAGCAGTACGTATAACCTGACATCCTGTCCTGCACAAATCCAGCACGTCCTCCGTATAACCGACCCAGCATAAACTCCAAAAATTGCAGATCAATACATTGCTTTCGTAGTCTTCCAAAACCCCTGTTATGGACCCGATGGTTTGCCGACCTTCCCAAGATGGCTGAATATTCCACCGGTCTCAGGCGAAGTTATAAACATTCTCTGGTCCGCTATTCGGCACCAAACCGAAGCTCCTCTCGTCCCAGATGGAGGGTAGCTCCAGTTCAAAATTCGTTGGACCATCGTTGGCTGTGGGGAATGGGGATGTGGCGGGAGGTCCAGAATTTACCCGAGGATTCCCCGGACTGTCATTTATGGGGACCGGGGAGAGGACTTTGCCGGCACTTGTCATTCATAGTGCGCCTTTGATTTTGGTGCCTGGATTTCGATTTATTTGCAGTGCTTTTGCACAACATATCCTTTGGACTGGCCAACAACATGGGATGGAGGTATACGGTGTAAGAAAGGGCCTGGTACAACCCAGCCAGGTATTCGGAATTGCAGAGCCGTTATGTCCCCCACGGCGCCAATTCCAGGGCCCACGTCCGGGATAccgtggagactggagataCCGCTTAGTGCAGGATGTCTGCGGGGCCTTGGCAGCGGTTGAtttgatcttctccatcattcAGACAGAGTTTATGGTCGATGTAGTATTTTCATATATAGAGCGTATTCTACAACGTTGGCTCGTTGAAATGTGTATAGCGAGGTCTATATTTCCATACTCCGTATATGAAGAGACTaattttccttttccttgaaTGTAATCGGGCCTTCATCCTGAACCACCACAGCGCGCATCTTCTTCGACATATCCGTCATTCCATCCACTCTGCGCACAGACGCAATTTCGTTCTCTGGTGTCGTATCGAAGTGGCTTGCTATCAACGGAAGCACCATGCACTTCCACAGCATGGCTTTCTTCTGTTTGCTTCCAATTGCAGTCCCCAGAAGCAGCGCAATTGATCCCAAAGTAACAACGACGGGAAGAATAATCCACGGCCATCGGACACGAATGAATGTTTCGTCGCGATGTGCCTCCCCGGAAAGCGTGGTACCATACTCATTAGTGCGAATGGTATCACTGACGCTGGTGGACACCGAATCGAGTATTTCGCTGAGGTCAGTCCTTCGTAGAAACGTTGCCAGTTTCAAGGTATCTGAGGTTGAGTTCCGCTTGGCGATATTATATGTACTGTTGAAAAGGCTCATCATAAGAGGTCTGAAGCTGGTGAACGTCAGGAAGTCCATGCTGTATTGCAGGTCTTCTGAAGGAGTTGGCGGCGCGTTTGGTGGTGCAAAGTAATAAGGGAATCCTGGGGTGTGATCGCTGACACCCTGAGCAATGAGCTCCTGTGTATCAGCAACATGCACGGAGCTGCTGTTTTGGTCGCCAGGCACGTAGGTGATCGCTGGGTATTCTCGTTTGCAAAAGTATACCGCACATTCATTTACCAGTGGCTTTGTTGGTGGGGCTGTCACATTGGATACATTGTAGAAAACCGGGTTCGTATAGTCCACCTCAAAGAGGGAGACAATCGGGGCCTGGATGTCCAAAATTGGCTCCCCCGCCCTTGCACGTAGACTCCAGCGCCCAATACGGAATGTGAGATGGTCGTTCTTGTATGGATCTGATTCCAGGCCGTAGGAGAATTGTGGAAATGATTCAAAATCGAAGGAGAGGTTATTCGGGGCTTGGTAGGTACAATTAATAGTGATTTCCTTGAACGCCGGGTGGATGTCGTCGCCCCAATACGCTGGACCGACTTTCCGACACGTTTGCTTAGTTTGAGGTGTGACATCCTCACATTTGCTGCATATCCCCAGTGAAGAAAACCCTGGGAAGTCGCAAGAGCCTGCATTGCATCGGGGTTCCAGAGGACGATGTGTCTGCAAGATGCCACCTATTATTGCACTTAAAAGGCTTGGTGGAAGCTCAAGACGCACGTCACTGAAATCAGAACCCTCTCCTGAGTACCAATGTTTTGATGTTTGGATAGATGCAGTGGCATTCAGTGCTGGAACGGTTCGTTGAGGGAACGTCAAAATCTGCTGTGCAAATGGGTCCACTGCAAGAGCCAAGATCGTAAGGGACGCGCCGACATAAGTCAGGATTCCTGTTTTCGACCCAAATACTCCCCTCAGTAAAACCTCCAACGATCCCCAGGGCCCCCGGCTTGCCTGGTCAATAACCTGCATGTGATATAGTGGCGCTGGGCTTTGGAATAGATTCCATTTTAGTTGACCAAGACATGATGACACTGGGACGAACAATGCGGCTTTGGTAACGGTGACAATAATCGACACGACAGTATTAGGGGACGCAGTATATTGCCAGTCCTCATATGGAGTATTGTTTATTGTGACAAGAAAGGCAATCAAAAGAGCAACGCCCACGACGGATAGGGTAAGAGATGCGATTTCCCATGCCCAAGAGCCTTCCCAATCGAACCCTGGTCGCTTTGGTTTACTGTCTGTATGCGGGTCCCGCGTCTGCACAGATGTGTTATGTGTTTTTGACAGCCCTGTTTCAGTACCACTGGAATGAGCAGACACACGAGGACTGCGCAGGTATTCAAATCGTTCGAACTCAAGATCAGGTCTGCTCAGGCCGTCGTGTCCACCCGGGGATGGCGCATGAGATACCATTGTGACATCGCGTGGACAACCAAAGAAGTTTACTGTATATGGGTGTTGACTGTTCAGTACGAGCAGCCGGGCGATGGCGGGGACGCGGAGAGGAAAGGGGTTCAACTTCCTGCCGTCGTGGGTCTTGTCATTGTGGCTATGGGCGACTGAGCCGCAACAATACCACTAAACACCCAGTCTATCATTTCCCTTATAGGCTAGTCGATCGACTTGAATCTGGTTGTAAGCAGTCAAAATACGCACTAAAGAGCCTGCCTGGCCATCTCGCTAATATTCCGTGAACCCACTGTATCGCAGATAGCTGCCACTCCTGCAAGTCGAGTATAGTAGGCATATCGAAGAAGGTACACCCGCTTAGTCATGAGACAAACTTCGGTAAGGTTCGGGAAACGGGAAGGGTCCGCGGGGAACTGACCAATCGGAGGTCAACGTGAAAACTCGAATCGATTCGCGGCAACCGCCGACTGACTCATCAGCCTATACAGACTGGAAGAGAAAACTTCACCAGACGACAGGCTTTTGCTACTGCTGCTGATGCCCAGGTTGCAATGACCGCTGAACCCTCCCCTGCGGAGGACATATCCGCCGCCGAAGCGCAGTCAAAGGCCAAAATCCCCCGCGTACCTGAGAGATGGCTGTCTCGAATCGCAAACTGGGGCGTTGAGCTCCGCGGTGTTGCTCCTGTTCCCATTGAGGAGCGGACAGATACCCGGTTTATCAATGTATTCTTTGTTTGGTTTACGCTGAGCACGAATTTACTGCCGTATGCTTGCCACTTCTTGCTGTTAAACTATGCTAACCAGCCCCAGGATCATCACCGGCATGGTAGGCACGTTCGTCATGGGCATGAGTCTGCGCGATGCGGCTTTGgttatcctcttcttcaacgtgCTCTGCACCATTCCCCCGGCGTACTTTAGTACTTTCGGTTCACGGACAGGGTTACGGCAGATGCTTCACGCTCGATTTACATTTGGGTATGCCTCCACCTAGTCGAGATGAACCTTGCTAACGTATCTGTAGATACTATCTGGTGTCCATCATCGTTGCGCTGAATCTTTGCACGATTGccggcttcggcgtcgtgTCCTGCGTACTCGGCGGATCAACCCTCTCAGCTGTCTCTGACGGCAGCATTGACGACACCGCTGGCATCGTTGTCATTGGCGTCTGCGGGATGGTGGTCTCCTTTGGCGGGTACAAATTTCTGCACCAGTATGAGCGGTATTGCTGGCTGTTCGCGCTTGTTGCAATAGTCATTGCCACCGGTGTCGGTGGAAGCAATCTCTCAGCACAAACACCGACTGTACCACCAACGGCCGCGACGGTGCTTTCATTCGGGGGTGTcattgctggatttctgATCCCATGGGCTGTACGTACGTCAATGCTGCTATAACGATTAGCACTAACAACTGCAGGGCATGGCCGCTGACTTCAGCGTCTACTGCGTCCCCACCGTGTCGACAACCCGTATATTTGCCTACACATACCTAggcctcttcctcccaacGGTCCTGCTCATGACCCTCGGCGCAGCAATTGGCTCTGCCACACCGTCAATTCCCGCATGGTCAACCGGTTACAGCACATACGGCGTCGGGGGTGTACTCGAATCGATGCTCTCACCCGCAGGGGGATTCGGCAAATTCGTCgcggtcctcctctccttctccctcctcggcAACCTCGGCGCCTCAATGTACTCTATTACGCTGaacttccagctcctcctccccttcttcatGAAAATCCCCCGCTTCGTCTTCTCAGTAATCTACACCGCAATCCTAATCCCTGTCTCTGTTGTCGCTGCGAAATCGTTCTTCACGAACCTCGAGAACTTCCTATATGTCATTGCCTACTGGTCTGCGGCATTCGTCTCCGTCGCCCTGGTTGAACACTTCCTTTTTCGACGAGGGGATTGTGCATCTTACGACGCCAGCATGGTGAACTGGGACTCGCCGAAACATTTACCGACCGGTATTTCCGCCATCGGTGCAATGGCGCTTTCGTTCGGGTTGATTGTGCCCTGTATGGGTCAGGAGTGGTTCACGGGCCCCATCGCGGAGACAACGGGAGATATTGGCTTCGAGATTGCGTTGGTGCTGGCTGGATTGTTGTATGTGCCTTTGAGATGGGCTGAACGGCGAATTCGAGATGTATAGTTGATAGGAGAGGTATTTGTTATTCAGGCTAGATATAGTGCTGGCATTTAATATACGGACTACACGTATACTTTTGAAATCAAGGTCATGTAATTCCAGCTAATACCAATCACAGGATAACGTTCATGATGTAATTCTGGTCTCTTGTTGATAGGATTCGCATTATAGTCGTGCCTTCCTGGTTGGTTTGATATACAAGGGTTGCACTTGCCCATTCTGTTCGCCCTCCTTATTTTTCAGTGATTGAGTCCTTCCCTCCCTGCTGGTCGGATATGTTTGATTAAAACGGAAGGAACGAACCACACCATCGCACGTATGTGGAAGGCACGATCCCTTGCTGCAACTACCTTATCTGACCTCCATATACAGCCAACCACCCTATTGGCCGCCGTCGTACGGTCCTGTAGTGAGGAGATGATCCCGAGAGTCCAGAATGTCTCTTTTAGGTAAATGCTGGGGCGAGGCCGCGTTTCGTGTTACACGACTTACGAGCAAGACGAAtagaagctgcaggatatGGGATTAATTCTTACACGATGCCGGGACAATCTCTGCCTCGTAATACCGATCATCGGCGTATCCAGATTACAACAAATATTCTTCGGCATTCACTTGATCGGGGTTATATCCAACCATCAGGCCACGGATGAGCTTCCTTAGCCATCCGTGGCATCGCGACACAGGGATACCTCAACCCCCGGCTTCATGAGTTCAATCAAACCATCTCCGAATGGCGGGAATGCCTCAAAAGTAACCCTTAGGCCAGCTGCTCCCGCCAGCTTCCGGAACTCTTCTGGCGTCCTCTCCCTTCCACCAAACAATACCATCATCGCTGCATGCAGCAAAGCCAGGTCTTTGCTTCTGGCCAGTTCATGAATCAGGATCCTCGAATGCGGTTCCATTGCCTCACTGATCCTCTGGAGGAGCCGCACTGCATCCAGATCTGGAAGGTTATGCAGGACATGCGCCAGGTGGTATATCAACGCTCCCTTAATCGGCTGCGGACTGCTTTCGTCTTTGAAATTCCACTGTACCTGGGTAATGCCAGGCACATCTCCCAGGTCGTCATTAAATTCCTCCACAACCAAATCCTTGTCCTGCAACTGCGGGAATGCTTCCTTGAACTGTAGAAGCATCTCCCCGCGGCCCCCGCCAATATCAaccatcttcgtcgctgtcgGTGGGGCACTTTCTAGCACAGCCTCAAGATCATACTGCAGCTTTTGCAGACGCTCGGTACTGCTCGGTCCGTTGAAAAACTTTCCGACCATGAATGAGTTGAAACTGTCCATGCGTCCTTCCTCAGACATGATTGAGTATGTATGTTTCTTCGAATACTCCTCGTTCCCCATCAGTTTGTGCGCATACTGCATTGGTGTCTCGCATTCTCGAAAAGGATATTCGAAATCCGTTGCCTTCAGCATCGGGAAAAGAAACGTAGCAGCAAGCATCATCTCCGTCGAGCTTTAAAAGGTCATTAGTCCCCTTTCAGTCCATATTACAGGCACCAAACTCACAAGTGGATTCCTCCATGTAATGCAGGTGGATGCGCAACTAGGTGTTTCGTGAGACCGTTCGGGCTGTACACGTTATCCGCCTCGCTATCGACGAGGCCTAGGCCTGTCATGGCGAACAAAGTATCCTCTATTATGCGTGAGCACTCCATCATACATCCTGCTGGAAAGGGGAGAGGGGCGTACTAATTAGAGCCAAGCCTGATATTCCAACAATTAAGGTCAGCGCATGAACGGTTTTC
This genomic interval from Aspergillus puulaauensis MK2 DNA, chromosome 7, nearly complete sequence contains the following:
- a CDS encoding beta-glucosidase (CAZy:GH3;~COG:G;~EggNog:ENOG410PINP;~InterPro:IPR017853,IPR019800,IPR036962,IPR002772, IPR036881,IPR026891,IPR013783,IPR001764;~PFAM:PF14310,PF00933,PF01915;~SECRETED:SignalP(1-20);~go_function: GO:0004553 - hydrolase activity, hydrolyzing O-glycosyl compounds [Evidence IEA];~go_process: GO:0005975 - carbohydrate metabolic process [Evidence IEA]); amino-acid sequence: MKLTIPIVAAALQLIGATSAQSEAEIAGNLEGYWSYGRSEPVYPTPEGHGLGDWESAYDKARALVDQMTNEEKNNITYGFDSTTGCSGMSGSVPRIGFPGMCFQDAGNGVRNTDLVNGYPSGVHVGAAWNRDLTYKRGHYMGAEFKRKGVNVALGPLVGPVGRVAKGGRNWEGFSADPWLGGALVGDTVRGMQDNVIACVKHLIANEQETRRMPPSRLDNSHNQSLSANIDDKTIHELYLWAFQDAVKAGAGSMMCSYNRINNSYGCQNSKSMNGLLKGELGFQGFVVTDWGAQYTGIASAQSGLDVVMSSSKYWENGTLASAVRNGSLASTRLDDMATRIVATWYKYAELENPGHGIPADLTAPHNLVEARDSKSKDTIFQGAVEGHVLVKNTNSALPLNKPKVLSLFGYDAIAQSSNTLTPDAGTWVAGLSNTLTYPNGTAVDNDILKYMFLGSAEPWAKGPGVSLNGTMITGGGSGSTTPAYIDAPFDAFQRQAREDNTFLSWDFVSQNPAPNAASDACIVFINEASAEGWDRPHLADPYSDTLVQNVASKCNNTMVVIHNAGIRLVDRWIKNNNITAVIFAHLPGQDSGGAVVDIMYGKQSPSGRLPYTVAKNESDYGALLDPQMPDRDYNGWYPQSNFTEGVYIDYKAFEKEGIEPRYAFGFGLTYTDFTYADLDIEVSRGADKGYIPPGSEIQEGGLPSLWDVVATVNCTVENTGKIAAKEVAQLYLGIPGGPAKVLRGFDKQLVEPGKSRPFSFELTRRDLSTWDVEKQTWGLQSGDYNVYVGKSVLNIQLTGRLTI
- a CDS encoding DUF3176 domain-containing protein (COG:S;~EggNog:ENOG410PW02;~InterPro:IPR021514;~PFAM:PF11374;~TransMembrane:4 (i73-94o114-134i179-198o549-572i)) codes for the protein MVSHAPSPGGHDGLSRPDLEFERFEYLRSPRVSAHSSGTETGLSKTHNTSVQTRDPHTDSKPKRPGFDWEGSWAWEIASLTLSVVGVALLIAFLVTINNTPYEDWQYTASPNTVVSIIVTVTKAALFVPVSSCLGQLKWNLFQSPAPLYHMQVIDQASRGPWGSLEVLLRGVFGSKTGILTYVGASLTILALAVDPFAQQILTFPQRTVPALNATASIQTSKHWYSGEGSDFSDVRLELPPSLLSAIIGGILQTHRPLEPRCNAGSCDFPGFSSLGICSKCEDVTPQTKQTCRKVGPAYWGDDIHPAFKEITINCTYQAPNNLSFDFESFPQFSYGLESDPYKNDHLTFRIGRWSLRARAGEPILDIQAPIVSLFEVDYTNPVFYNVSNVTAPPTKPLVNECAVYFCKREYPAITYVPGDQNSSSVHVADTQELIAQGVSDHTPGFPYYFAPPNAPPTPSEDLQYSMDFLTFTSFRPLMMSLFNSTYNIAKRNSTSDTLKLATFLRRTDLSEILDSVSTSVSDTIRTNEYGTTLSGEAHRDETFIRVRWPWIILPVVVTLGSIALLLGTAIGSKQKKAMLWKCMVLPLIASHFDTTPENEIASVRRVDGMTDMSKKMRAVVVQDEGPITFKEKEN
- a CDS encoding putative serine/threonine-protein kinase (COG:T;~EggNog:ENOG410PV41;~InterPro:IPR000719,IPR011009;~PFAM:PF00069;~go_function: GO:0004672 - protein kinase activity [Evidence IEA];~go_function: GO:0005524 - ATP binding [Evidence IEA];~go_process: GO:0006468 - protein phosphorylation [Evidence IEA]); translation: MNNPMQNMRLARSFASKRTIFSFVRKSPWHLPCNSGPLIPNRELVDEEVCPGYDSRVFYPARAGEVLAHRYQLLSKIGWGSQSTVWLARDVSRFKWESEQTVALKIVNSNEFDAAQYEKSIEDHIARQNPAHRGHAILRTCLDGFEIEGPDGRYMCLAYHPMREPFWIFQRRFVSRKLPLPLAKAYIYVLLVGLDYLHSECNVVHTGELRSFLSGFWLHIQSTLTTFINKGEPMDYKTCPETGRTVYRCHNNFGPLDVKQIAIMVPQLVDFGLVARLDKEQLGIIPIQPDHYFAPEVILGCGWNSKADIWNMGVLLWNIIGNTELFQQVHDTDSLYTAKPHLAEMVALLGPPPTQLIARSDIMAQHDWPEPVRGATGKLCSNGREFFGGPFFNEEGDFLHEDLMPTRALQDTIPFVDEKDRASFLDFAQGMLTWLPEDRKSAGELMKHPFLKLHG